One region of Pseudomonas glycinae genomic DNA includes:
- the cobN gene encoding cobaltochelatase subunit CobN, protein MHLLRTQPGGFVSDDNIADLGQTPAELVILCSGDSSLALLAEAAQQLPDDYPSVRLANPMQVQNHASVDLYVDEVLRHAKVILISLHGGIAYWRYGVERLVELSERGVQVILVPGDDRPDPELSDLSTVGAEDRDRLWQFLRQGGLGNALDFFHCLANRWLARDYVWGEPQTLPRTAIYHPNKNTAALSDWQADWLPGQPVSAVLFYRSHLQAANTAFIDVFCQRLQAAGLNPLPIAVASLKEPGCLSVVEDWLDEVEASVILNTTGFAQSSPEAPHLRPFRRNIPVIQAICAQDNEPGWRDSEQGLGPRDLAMHIALPELDGRIISRPISFKDLAWRSERSQSDVVCYRAQPERMDFVAELARRWVDLARVPNAEKRIALILANYPTRDGRIGNGVGLDTPAAALNILRALQAEGYPLPAELPESGTELIQQLLGGVSNNLDTLDQRPCQQSLTMDDYLTMFNALPEANRAAVLERWGSPQNDPMCRDGRMMIAGLRFGLTFVGIQPARGYQVDPSAVYHDPDLVPPHAYLAFYFWLRQTYGAHGVIHVGKHGNLEWLPGKGVGLSENCWPDALLGPLPNIYPFIVNDPGEGAQAKRRTQAVIIDHLMPPLTRAETYGPLRNLELLADEYYEAQLLDPRRARELQRDILQLVRDTQIDRELQLDAALDSDADAAIWLPRLDTYLCDLKESQIRDGLHIFGESPTGRLRIDTLLALLRIPRGDGKGAQSSLLRALAKAFQLGFDPLDCALADPWTGLRPMELQSLSNEVWRTAGDTRERLELFATQLIEQALNPSQALHSTCGSGLARESGMSVKEVLTDATPSSDRRPGTSPLPQGPHWSEVSAILAHLREVIAPRLDACGPAEMRGLLDALSGRFVPAGPSGAPSRGRLDVLPTGRNFYSVDVRNLPTTTAWRIGFQSATLILERHLQDHGDHLRQLGLSVWGTATMRTGGDDIAQAMALMGVRPVWATGSQRVDDFEILPLSLLDRPRVDVTLRVSGFFRDAFANLIRLFDAAVQAVAELDEPDDLNPLAAKVRAEREALRQSGLDEDAARRQAGWRIFGAKPGAYGAGVQGAIDDRLWQTREDLAEVYLNWGAYAYGGSDEGTAAREQFVQRLSQVQAVLQNQDNREHDLLDSNDYYQFQGGMLAAVESLRGEAAASYHGDHSQPDLPKIRTLKEELNRVIRSRAANPKWIDGVKRHGYKGAFELAATVDNLFAFDATTQLIDDHQYALLADAYLLDPATREFVREHNPHALRDMTERMLEAQQRGMWQEPGAYKEALENLLLDIEEES, encoded by the coding sequence ATGCACCTGCTCAGGACCCAGCCCGGCGGTTTCGTGTCGGACGACAACATTGCCGACCTTGGACAAACCCCTGCCGAGCTGGTGATCCTGTGCAGCGGCGATTCCAGCCTCGCGCTGCTCGCCGAAGCCGCGCAGCAACTGCCCGACGATTACCCGAGCGTGCGGCTGGCCAACCCGATGCAGGTGCAGAACCATGCGTCGGTCGACCTGTACGTCGATGAAGTGCTGCGCCACGCCAAGGTCATTCTGATTTCGCTGCATGGCGGCATCGCTTATTGGCGTTATGGCGTCGAGCGGCTGGTCGAGTTGTCCGAGCGTGGCGTGCAGGTGATTCTGGTGCCGGGCGATGACCGTCCCGACCCGGAGCTCAGCGACCTGAGCACCGTGGGCGCCGAGGATCGCGACCGTCTCTGGCAGTTCCTGCGCCAGGGTGGTCTTGGCAATGCGCTGGACTTTTTCCACTGCCTGGCCAATCGCTGGCTGGCGCGGGATTACGTGTGGGGCGAGCCGCAAACGCTGCCGCGCACGGCGATTTATCACCCGAACAAAAACACCGCCGCACTGAGTGACTGGCAAGCCGATTGGCTGCCCGGTCAACCGGTGTCGGCGGTGTTGTTTTATCGCTCGCATTTGCAAGCGGCGAACACGGCGTTTATCGACGTGTTCTGCCAACGGCTTCAGGCAGCCGGACTCAATCCGCTGCCGATTGCCGTGGCCAGTTTGAAAGAGCCCGGCTGCCTGTCGGTGGTCGAGGACTGGCTGGATGAGGTGGAGGCATCGGTGATTCTGAACACCACCGGTTTCGCCCAGTCCAGCCCGGAAGCGCCGCATTTGCGGCCGTTTCGTCGCAACATTCCGGTGATCCAGGCGATCTGCGCCCAGGACAACGAGCCCGGTTGGCGCGACAGCGAGCAGGGCCTCGGTCCGCGGGATCTGGCGATGCACATCGCGTTGCCGGAGCTGGACGGGCGGATCATCAGCCGACCGATCAGCTTCAAGGACCTGGCCTGGCGCAGCGAGCGCAGTCAGTCCGACGTGGTGTGTTATCGGGCCCAGCCCGAACGCATGGATTTTGTGGCTGAACTGGCGCGACGCTGGGTCGATCTGGCGCGGGTGCCGAACGCTGAAAAGCGCATCGCCCTGATCCTCGCCAACTACCCGACCCGGGACGGGCGCATCGGCAACGGCGTCGGCCTCGACACGCCGGCCGCCGCGCTGAATATCCTGCGAGCGTTGCAGGCTGAAGGTTATCCGTTGCCGGCCGAACTGCCGGAAAGCGGCACCGAGCTGATCCAGCAATTGCTCGGCGGCGTCAGCAATAACCTCGACACCCTCGATCAGCGCCCGTGCCAGCAAAGCCTGACGATGGACGATTACCTGACGATGTTCAATGCGCTGCCAGAAGCCAATCGCGCGGCGGTGCTGGAACGTTGGGGTTCGCCGCAAAACGATCCGATGTGCCGTGACGGGCGAATGATGATCGCTGGTCTGCGTTTCGGCCTGACCTTCGTCGGCATTCAGCCGGCGCGGGGTTATCAGGTCGATCCGAGCGCGGTGTATCACGACCCGGATCTGGTGCCGCCGCACGCGTACCTCGCGTTCTATTTCTGGCTGCGCCAGACCTACGGCGCTCATGGCGTGATCCACGTCGGCAAGCACGGCAACCTTGAATGGCTGCCCGGCAAAGGTGTGGGCCTGTCGGAGAACTGCTGGCCCGACGCATTGCTCGGGCCGCTGCCGAACATCTATCCGTTTATCGTCAACGATCCGGGCGAGGGCGCCCAGGCCAAACGTCGCACCCAAGCGGTGATCATCGACCACTTGATGCCGCCGCTGACCCGCGCCGAAACCTACGGCCCGTTGCGCAATCTGGAACTGTTGGCCGACGAGTATTACGAAGCTCAGTTGCTCGATCCGCGTCGTGCCCGTGAGTTGCAGCGCGACATTCTGCAACTGGTGCGTGACACGCAGATTGATCGCGAATTGCAGCTGGATGCCGCCCTCGACAGCGACGCCGATGCGGCGATCTGGCTGCCGCGTCTGGACACTTATTTGTGTGACTTGAAGGAATCGCAGATCCGCGATGGCCTGCATATCTTTGGAGAGTCGCCGACCGGGCGTCTGCGCATCGACACATTGCTGGCGTTGCTGCGGATTCCCCGTGGCGATGGCAAAGGGGCACAGTCGAGTCTGTTGCGGGCGCTGGCCAAGGCGTTTCAGCTGGGGTTTGATCCGCTCGATTGTGCGCTTGCTGATCCCTGGACTGGCCTGCGCCCAATGGAACTGCAATCGCTGAGCAATGAAGTCTGGCGCACGGCGGGGGATACCCGTGAACGTCTTGAACTGTTCGCCACCCAGCTGATTGAGCAGGCACTCAACCCAAGTCAAGCCTTGCACAGTACCTGTGGGAGCGGGCTTGCCCGCGAAAGCGGTATGTCAGTGAAAGAGGTATTGACTGACGCGACGCCTTCGTCGGATCGCCGCCCGGGGACAAGCCCGCTCCCACAGGGTCCTCACTGGTCTGAGGTGAGTGCCATTCTTGCTCATCTGCGCGAAGTGATCGCCCCACGCCTCGACGCCTGCGGCCCGGCCGAAATGCGCGGATTGCTCGACGCGTTGAGCGGCCGATTCGTCCCCGCTGGCCCAAGTGGTGCGCCAAGTCGCGGTCGCCTCGACGTGCTACCTACCGGGCGCAACTTCTATTCGGTGGACGTGCGCAACCTGCCGACCACCACGGCATGGCGCATTGGTTTCCAGTCGGCGACCCTGATCCTCGAGCGACACCTGCAGGACCACGGCGATCACCTGCGCCAACTCGGTCTCTCTGTGTGGGGCACCGCGACCATGCGTACCGGCGGCGATGACATCGCTCAGGCCATGGCGTTGATGGGCGTGCGTCCGGTCTGGGCCACCGGCAGTCAGCGAGTCGACGATTTCGAAATTCTGCCGTTGAGCCTGCTCGACCGGCCTCGGGTCGATGTAACGCTGCGGGTCTCCGGATTTTTCCGCGATGCGTTCGCCAACCTGATCCGCCTGTTCGACGCTGCCGTGCAAGCCGTGGCCGAACTGGACGAGCCGGACGACCTCAACCCACTGGCCGCCAAAGTGCGCGCCGAACGCGAAGCGCTGCGCCAGTCAGGGCTGGATGAGGATGCTGCCCGGCGTCAGGCCGGCTGGCGGATCTTCGGTGCCAAACCCGGCGCTTATGGCGCGGGCGTGCAGGGCGCAATCGACGATCGTCTGTGGCAAACCCGCGAGGATCTGGCCGAGGTCTACCTGAACTGGGGCGCCTACGCTTACGGCGGTTCCGATGAGGGCACCGCCGCCCGCGAGCAATTCGTTCAGCGCCTGAGCCAGGTGCAGGCCGTGCTGCAAAACCAGGACAACCGCGAGCATGACCTGCTCGATTCCAACGACTATTACCAGTTCCAGGGCGGCATGCTTGCTGCCGTGGAAAGCTTGCGTGGCGAGGCGGCGGCCAGTTATCACGGCGATCACAGTCAGCCGGATCTGCCGAAGATCCGCACCTTGAAGGAAGAGCTGAACCGGGTCATCCGCTCCCGGGCGGCGAATCCGAAATGGATCGACGGGGTCAAGCGCCACGGCTATAAAGGCGCGTTCGAACTGGCGGCGACGGTCGACAATCTGTTTGCCTTCGACGCCACCACGCAACTGATCGACGATCACCAATACGCATTGCTGGCCGATGCGTATCTGCTGGACCCGGCGACCCGCGAGTTCGTGCGCGAGCATAATCCCCACGCACTGCGCGACATGACCGAACGCATGCTCGAAGCGCAGCAGCGCGGAATGTGGCAGGAACCGGGCGCCTACAAAGAGGCCCTGGAAAACCTGCTTCTGGACATAGAAGAAGAGAGCTGA
- a CDS encoding ATP-binding protein: MTDTPHFPLSAVVGADDLKLALYLTAIDPKIGGVLIEGPRGMAKSTLARGLADLLASGQFVTLPLGATEERLVGTLDLDAALSDGRAQFSPGVLAKADGGVLYVDEVNLLPDHLVDLLLDVAASGTNLIERDGISHRHSAKFVLIGTMNPEEGELRPQLLDRFGLNVALSGHTAPAERGQIIRRRLDFDSDPQAFCAQWEAEQQALRERCENARKVLPGIPLDDAALAQITERCFAAGVDGLRADLVWLRAARAHAAWRGAETIAEQDIDAVAEFALRHRRREQSSSPAQPPAQSPSGTHAEPSEGQGQWGEMPAPALATGARREVPVWPPHLQKKP; encoded by the coding sequence ATGACCGACACCCCGCATTTCCCGCTCTCCGCCGTGGTCGGCGCCGATGATCTGAAACTGGCGCTGTACCTGACGGCCATCGACCCGAAAATCGGCGGCGTGCTGATCGAAGGCCCGCGCGGCATGGCCAAGTCGACGCTGGCCCGGGGTCTGGCGGATCTGTTGGCCAGTGGTCAGTTCGTTACCTTGCCGTTGGGTGCTACTGAAGAGCGATTGGTCGGCACGCTGGATCTGGACGCGGCGTTGAGCGACGGTCGTGCGCAGTTTTCTCCGGGTGTGCTGGCGAAGGCGGACGGCGGCGTGTTGTACGTCGATGAAGTCAATCTGTTGCCGGATCATCTGGTGGACCTTCTGCTCGATGTGGCCGCCAGCGGCACTAACCTGATCGAGCGCGATGGCATTTCCCATCGGCATTCAGCGAAGTTCGTATTGATCGGCACGATGAACCCGGAAGAGGGGGAATTGCGTCCGCAATTGCTGGATCGTTTCGGCCTTAACGTCGCGCTGAGCGGTCATACGGCGCCGGCCGAGCGGGGGCAGATCATTCGTCGTCGGCTGGATTTCGACAGCGATCCGCAGGCGTTCTGTGCGCAGTGGGAGGCTGAGCAGCAAGCTCTGCGCGAGCGCTGCGAGAACGCCCGCAAGGTTTTACCGGGCATCCCGCTGGATGATGCGGCGCTGGCACAGATCACCGAGCGCTGCTTCGCGGCGGGCGTCGACGGTTTGCGCGCCGATCTGGTCTGGCTGCGTGCCGCGCGGGCTCATGCGGCGTGGCGCGGGGCTGAAACCATCGCCGAGCAAGACATTGATGCCGTGGCTGAGTTTGCATTGCGTCATCGTCGTCGCGAGCAGTCTTCATCCCCCGCACAGCCACCGGCGCAATCGCCGTCCGGCACTCACGCCGAACCGAGCGAAGGGCAGGGCCAGTGGGGAGAAATGCCGGCTCCGGCCCTCGCTACCGGCGCACGCCGCGAAGTACCTGTCTGGCCGCCACACCTACAAAAAAAGCCTTAG
- a CDS encoding vWA domain-containing protein codes for MNWPGTLLNGRPKTRADLLFQLRTRTPHELWLVIVDASASTRRHQALSDAKGVLAQLFDDAYRQRACLALLTASGAAPKWQVQGLKASSGLRAWLDGLGAGGGTPLVAALTEAGHWLTVRRKRFPAEQQRLLVITDGRLKDCPQLPALACPGLLIDIERGPIRLGRAKQLATALGADYRHIDELMSV; via the coding sequence GTGAACTGGCCGGGAACCTTGCTCAACGGTCGCCCGAAAACCAGAGCGGATTTGCTGTTTCAACTGCGCACCCGCACGCCCCATGAACTGTGGCTGGTGATCGTCGACGCCTCGGCCTCGACCCGTCGCCATCAGGCACTGAGCGATGCCAAGGGCGTGCTTGCGCAACTGTTCGACGACGCTTATCGGCAGCGCGCGTGTCTTGCGTTGTTGACCGCGAGCGGCGCGGCGCCGAAATGGCAGGTGCAAGGGCTGAAGGCTTCCAGCGGGTTGCGCGCGTGGCTCGATGGATTGGGCGCGGGAGGCGGCACGCCACTGGTGGCGGCGCTGACGGAAGCCGGGCATTGGCTGACGGTGCGGCGAAAGCGTTTTCCCGCCGAACAACAACGGTTGCTGGTGATCACCGATGGTCGTTTGAAAGACTGTCCGCAGCTGCCAGCGCTGGCGTGTCCGGGCCTGTTGATCGATATCGAGCGCGGACCGATTCGGCTGGGTCGCGCGAAACAATTGGCGACAGCACTGGGCGCCGATTACCGGCATATCGACGAGTTGATGTCGGTCTGA
- a CDS encoding phospholipase D-like domain-containing protein yields MRVLVANPQDDFRVKAYAGTNGVLLAMDLAEPRRKGLLGFAIEKQQGDKPWLFLFNSLTFPGRAHTFPQLHATPSDKAPLQKFRWADYAVNPGMTIHYRVHLAYGKPDAPQLGEALELTICSDDGHPANQGVIFNRAVAASQAFQRKFPDLDAQISANKNMPIEAWPDAARQWLENGLLGRLQGFIERAVDGQWALDIAIYEYQLQAIIDTVNAAFERGVQVRVLYHARPDDEDTTINEASLVKLPASSKRGRVTHNIFHNKFIVLSRLDAGGERQPQAVLCGSTNFTANGVYRQANVVHVLDDSAVSASYLKTFEQIWAEPADVGATRDWITQHNPMSPAQPLFAGFSPRTGGADLREFVDIIEGAKKDLLFVTAFALPDAILNALLGQPHDDILRYGLQNTVSRITGFHADRTAEFAATALLNTGLEGWLRENMKGQKGNLLVHTKAVVSDFTSDSPTIISGSHNLSTSASTGNDENYLIIRGDTDLADRYGLELLRFYEHYRFRYFAKKLALKQVQPLAADDSWTNDYYVEGDLRRLSRLRFAGR; encoded by the coding sequence ATGCGCGTACTGGTCGCCAATCCGCAGGACGATTTTCGCGTCAAGGCCTACGCCGGCACCAACGGCGTGCTGCTCGCCATGGACCTCGCCGAACCCCGCCGCAAAGGCTTGCTGGGGTTTGCCATCGAAAAGCAGCAGGGCGACAAACCGTGGCTGTTCCTGTTCAACAGCCTGACCTTTCCCGGCAGGGCCCATACCTTCCCGCAGCTCCACGCCACGCCGAGCGATAAGGCGCCGCTACAGAAATTCCGCTGGGCCGATTACGCGGTCAATCCGGGCATGACGATTCACTACCGCGTGCACCTGGCGTATGGTAAGCCGGATGCGCCGCAACTGGGTGAAGCCCTGGAACTGACAATCTGCTCCGACGACGGTCATCCCGCCAATCAGGGCGTAATCTTCAACCGCGCCGTGGCCGCCAGTCAGGCGTTTCAGCGCAAATTTCCCGATCTCGACGCACAGATCAGCGCCAACAAAAACATGCCCATCGAAGCCTGGCCCGATGCGGCGCGTCAGTGGCTGGAGAACGGTCTGCTCGGGCGCCTGCAAGGGTTTATCGAGCGTGCGGTGGACGGGCAGTGGGCGCTGGACATCGCGATCTACGAATATCAGTTGCAAGCCATCATCGACACGGTGAACGCGGCGTTCGAACGAGGTGTTCAGGTGCGTGTGCTGTATCACGCCCGGCCCGACGACGAAGACACAACGATCAACGAAGCGAGCCTTGTGAAACTGCCGGCGAGCAGCAAGCGCGGGCGGGTCACCCACAATATTTTCCATAACAAATTCATCGTCCTCAGCCGCCTCGACGCAGGCGGCGAACGTCAGCCGCAAGCGGTGCTGTGCGGCAGCACCAACTTCACCGCCAACGGCGTGTACCGCCAGGCCAACGTGGTGCATGTGCTGGACGATTCGGCGGTCAGCGCGAGTTACCTGAAAACCTTCGAGCAGATCTGGGCCGAGCCGGCGGACGTCGGCGCCACCCGCGACTGGATCACCCAACACAACCCGATGAGCCCGGCGCAACCCTTGTTCGCCGGGTTTTCGCCGCGCACCGGCGGCGCCGATCTGCGGGAGTTCGTCGATATCATCGAGGGGGCGAAAAAAGACCTGCTGTTCGTCACCGCATTCGCCTTGCCGGACGCGATTCTCAACGCATTGCTCGGCCAGCCCCACGACGACATCCTGCGTTACGGCCTGCAAAACACAGTCAGCCGCATCACCGGGTTTCACGCCGACCGAACCGCCGAATTCGCCGCCACCGCATTGCTCAACACCGGGCTGGAAGGCTGGCTGCGGGAGAACATGAAAGGCCAGAAGGGCAACTTGCTGGTGCACACCAAAGCGGTGGTCTCCGACTTCACCAGCGACAGCCCGACGATCATCAGCGGCAGCCACAACCTCAGCACCTCTGCCAGCACCGGCAATGACGAGAACTACCTGATCATTCGCGGCGACACCGATCTGGCGGACCGCTATGGCCTGGAGCTGCTGCGGTTCTACGAGCACTACCGTTTCCGCTACTTCGCGAAAAAACTGGCGTTGAAGCAGGTGCAGCCGTTGGCGGCGGATGACAGCTGGACCAACGATTACTACGTCGAGGGCGACCTGCGCCGGTTGTCTCGCCTCAGGTTTGCCGGGCGTTAG
- a CDS encoding TerC family protein — protein sequence MEWLADPTAWLGLLTLIVLELVLGIDNLVFIAILADKLPPHQRDRARIIGLSLALIMRLGLLASISWLVTLTAPLFEVFGKSFSGRDLIMLFGGVFLLFKATMELHERLEGHVGERSTNTAYALFWPIVAQIVVLDAVFSLDAVITAVGMVDELAVMMIAVVVSIGVMIVASKPLTRFVNAHPTVIMLCLGFLMMIGFALTAEGLGFHIPKGYLYAAIGFSILIEIFNQIARARRKRSMQGLRPMRERTAHAVMRLLGGRKLAVEEVGEEISDLLDNGEAPSTELFDRRERVMISGVLQLAERPIRALMTVRADVDHIDLADDAEAIRTRLMHSSYSRLPLIRNGAVDEPLGFVHKKELLKEYLAGNEPNLEHLARKTVNLLDSYSILNALEQMRAASTHIAFVVNEFGDFVGVLTMTDILESIAGELPDASEIAGPDVVEEQGGFIVNGALNLTRIREHTGFRAEPTEDYQTLAGLVMSLLDRLPMKGDRLQHEGWGMTVMAVEERRVTRVLLVREA from the coding sequence ATGGAATGGTTAGCCGATCCCACGGCATGGCTGGGCTTGTTGACACTGATCGTGCTGGAACTGGTACTGGGTATCGACAACCTGGTGTTCATTGCGATCCTGGCGGACAAACTGCCGCCGCATCAGCGCGACCGCGCGCGGATCATCGGCTTGAGCCTGGCGCTGATCATGCGTCTTGGCCTGCTGGCGAGTATTTCCTGGCTGGTCACCCTCACGGCACCGTTGTTCGAGGTGTTCGGCAAGAGCTTCTCCGGCCGTGACCTGATCATGCTGTTTGGTGGTGTGTTCCTGTTGTTCAAGGCGACCATGGAGTTGCACGAACGGCTGGAAGGCCATGTCGGCGAACGTTCGACCAACACCGCTTATGCGCTGTTCTGGCCGATCGTGGCGCAGATCGTCGTGCTTGACGCGGTGTTCTCCCTGGACGCAGTGATTACCGCCGTGGGCATGGTCGATGAACTGGCGGTGATGATGATCGCGGTGGTCGTGTCCATTGGTGTGATGATCGTTGCCAGCAAGCCGCTGACCCGCTTCGTCAATGCCCACCCGACGGTGATCATGCTGTGTCTGGGCTTCCTGATGATGATCGGTTTTGCCCTGACGGCCGAAGGCCTGGGCTTCCACATCCCGAAAGGTTATCTGTACGCGGCCATTGGTTTCTCGATCCTCATCGAGATCTTCAACCAGATCGCCCGCGCTCGTCGCAAGCGCTCGATGCAGGGCTTGCGACCGATGCGTGAGCGCACGGCTCACGCGGTGATGCGTCTGTTGGGTGGTCGCAAACTGGCGGTGGAAGAAGTCGGCGAGGAAATCTCCGACTTGCTGGACAACGGTGAAGCGCCGAGCACGGAGCTGTTCGACCGTCGCGAGCGGGTGATGATCAGCGGCGTGCTGCAATTGGCCGAGCGACCGATTCGTGCCTTGATGACGGTGCGCGCCGATGTCGATCACATTGATCTGGCCGACGACGCCGAGGCTATTCGTACACGGTTGATGCATTCGTCCTACTCGCGCTTGCCGTTGATTCGTAACGGCGCAGTGGATGAGCCATTGGGCTTCGTGCACAAGAAGGAATTGCTCAAGGAGTATCTGGCCGGCAACGAGCCGAACCTTGAACACTTGGCGCGCAAGACCGTCAATCTGCTGGACAGTTATTCGATCCTCAACGCACTGGAACAAATGCGTGCGGCCTCGACCCACATTGCCTTTGTGGTGAACGAGTTCGGCGACTTTGTTGGCGTGTTGACCATGACCGATATTCTCGAGTCGATTGCCGGCGAACTGCCGGACGCCAGCGAAATCGCTGGCCCCGACGTGGTCGAGGAGCAGGGCGGGTTTATCGTCAACGGTGCGTTGAACCTGACCCGTATCCGCGAACACACCGGTTTTCGCGCCGAACCGACCGAGGATTATCAGACTCTGGCCGGGCTGGTGATGAGTCTGCTGGATCGCCTGCCGATGAAGGGCGATCGTCTGCAGCATGAAGGCTGGGGCATGACCGTGATGGCGGTGGAAGAGCGTCGCGTGACGCGGGTGTTGCTGGTGCGTGAGGCGTGA